The nucleotide window CTGTAAGCAAGTGATTTTGCAAAATGCATGATTCCACCCCCAAAATTTTGATTCACGAATACATTACCGGTGGAGGATGGAAAGAACCGGAACTGCCTGAGAGTCTAGCATCCGAAGGATTTTTAATGCTTTCTGCTCTTTTGGATGATTTCATGAAATGGGGGCGTCTTAAAGTATGCACAACCCTTGATAATAGACTGGCTGGTGCATCAATAGTTGCTGACAGCATTACAATCATAGACCAGGCTGAATATGAAAAAACCCTTTCCTCGCTTGCCAAAGAATGTGATTTTGCCATTATAATTGCGCCAGAAAGCAATGGTATCCTCGCGGATTTAAATGGGCTGATGAAAGAAAATAATACGGTACCATTAGGTTGTAATATCGGTGCAATCCGCGTCACAGGGGATAAGTGGGAATGTCATAAAATGCTCTCTAAAGCAGGTATACCTGTTCCTGAGACAATTGTAGAGACGGGTTTTAAACCCGTCTCTACTGCCAGATTAGACAACCCTTGCGGTATCAATTTCCCTCTAATCATAAAACCAGTTGATGGTGTTGGGTGTGAAGGTGTTAACCTTGTAAAAGATGCAAAGACGCTCCGCACCCTGCTTGAAGATGATCAATTATACCCTAACAGAGTTCTTTTTCAGGAATATATAAAGGGAGAACACCTGAGCGCATCAATCCTCTCAACAGGAAAGGAATTTATTATTCTGAGTTTGAACCGCCAGCATATCAGTGAAGGCACTCCTTTCAGATACTCGGGCGGAGAGATCATGCCTCCACCTGATAAGGGAGATGAACTGCATTACATTGTTAAAAAAATAATTGAGGTCATTCCGGGCCTGAAAGGATACTTTGGAGTTGATCTGATAAAGAGTAATGCCGGATACAGGGTCATTGAGATTAATCCAAGGCTTACCACATCATACACAGGTCTCAGGAAGGTAACTAATATCAATCTTGCAGAGGCGATCTATGAATCGGTTATAAATGGCAGGTTGCCTGACTCTGTAAAAATCTCAGGCAACTATACTTTTGCAAAAGAAATGATGATATAGATGCCTTCTATCTTAGATTGCAGCCCTCTTTTTTGCGTTTGTCTCCATTATAAGGGCTATCCTGTCATTGTTGAGTGGGTACAGGAGCAGTATTATAAGAAAGGCTGCAAGGCCCGCGCCTGATGGGATATAGCATATAATGTTCATCAGCCCCTGTAAAAATTCCTCTCCTGGTTCAATATTGGGCACATACCCGATATATCCAAGCCCTGCGGTTGCCATTGTGCCGGCAATGGCAGTTGCAGCCTTACCGGGCATAGTCATCATTGACATTATAAAGGCGCTTGCATCCTTACCGGTCTTGTAAAACCCGTATTCCGCCGCATCCATATACATTGCCTGGCGTATGGGGTAAACAGTCCCAGCCCCCAGAATTGAAACCACTATTATGGCAATAAATGCATAGGGATGATACAGCCCGAATACTCTCAGGGTAATGTATCCTATTGTTCCGCATGCCCCGGCAAAAAGATAGGTGTTTTTCTTACCCAGGATGCTGACTATTTTCGGGGATATTAACGCACTCGCAAATACAGCAAGGGATATTGAGAGAGAATATGGCTTCATTAACAGCTCATTCTGAGCCGCATACTTGAAGTAATACACAGCCAGGGTCTGGAGGCTGTATACCCCGATATTGATACAAATATCGGCACACAGGATTGTTAAAAGTGGTCTGTTGACAATAATCTGTTTGACCATTTCAAGATTAGTCCAGTGCCTGGATGGATCAAGATTTTTATCAGGGTTATACCTGTCATAATTCTTTACCTGATAACCAAGAAACCAGTATCCAAAGACCTGTATCACAGCCAGAATGGCTACAGTAATAAAATATCCCCATGTTGTACTGTATGAGCTAAGTTTGTAGAGGATAGTCAGCACAAAATAGGCATATATTATCTGGCTTCCCATGCGGAACTGATAATTCCTGGTTGAAAGGCGCAATCTCTCTTTGCTCTCTTTTGCCAGAACAGAGATCAGGCCCAGGTGGGCATTATATGCAAAGTTGAGGCTGATATGGGCTATGATATATACCAGGCTCAGATAGACTATTTTCGCGCCATAACTCAAGGTAAGATTCGTAAAGGTAAGCGTGAAAAAGATGCAGGTTATCACAGGGGGGAACAAAATCCATGTCCTGAACTGACCCCACCTAAACTGGGTCCGCTGTATTATGCTGCCGGAAACTGGTATTGAAACAACATCCACAATGTGGGTAATAAACATTATAAAGGCGACGTGGCCTGCTGCTATCATGGCGACATCGGTAAGAAACATGGCATAATACTGAACAGCCAGACTCATCATCAGGGTAAATGCGAAACTGGCAAAACCATAACTGCCTACAAGTAATCCCGGGAGTCTCTTTTCCACTGACATCTCCATATGCTAAAGTCTTTTTTAACTTTAATCAAAAGGGCATGTTACCGGCTCACCTTTACATCATATATTATTGTTTTTCAAGGTTTTCGATTGAAAACTGTGCTGATTGTGCTCTGTTTTATTTACTGAGACAGACAGGCGTTGCCATTGTGCAGCCTTATTCGTTAAGGCTTTTTTTTAAAAAACAACTCCTGTGTCGCCGCTGGCCTGGTTTACTTAACTCTTTTTGTTAGCCTGTGCATACTCATACCCGCGTTCAAATGCTTTTAAATTGATATCCACTGTCTTTCTGGGCACTGATTCAGAGACTGTATTTTTTGCAGATTCAAGTGATACAACACCTGTAATACCAACCAGAAAGCCTACCATAATGATATTTGCCATCATTTTGAGGCCCATTTCTTCTGCCAGCCTTGTCGCCGGGATAGCATAGCAGTCAAAAGGTGTATTAAGTTTTATAAGGGCCTGATCTATGATAAGTATTGTATCTTCAGTAATTATATCCCTGTATTTGTCATATCCTGCCTGGGACATGCAGACCAGGATATCAGGGGCATTGATATAGGGGTAATGTATCTGTTCATCAGCTATAGTCACCTGCACACTGCATGCGCCACCCCTTGATTCAGGTCCGTATGACTGAACCAGTGAACTCTCAAGTTTGTCAAAAATTGCAGCGGCCTTGCCGATGATACGTCCGGCCAATATAACACCCTGCCCGCCAAAACCTGTAATGATTATCTTTTTCTGCATTACTATCTTCCTGAATTAAGGTATCCTGCATGTCCTGTCATAATTTTCTATGCAGGTAGGACGCTCCCTGCTTACAAATTCACCAAGAATAATCTCCTTCTCAAAATCCATATCAAGCTCTGAAGGGTCTACATTATTCTTTATTATTGTCCTGTCGCGGTAGAGTTTGAGTGTTTCCAGGGATTTTTCCTTGTTTTTTCGGCCATAGTTAGTAGGGCAAGGAGCAAGCACCTCAATAAATGAGAACCCGCTTCGGGTAAGGGCCTTTTCTATGCAGGCAGTAAGTTTACGTATATGTAGCATTGTCCAGCGCGCCACATAGTTAGCGCCGGATGCCCATGCTAAGAGAGGCAGATTAAAAGGGGCATCAGGGTTTCCGAGCTGGGTGGTGGTGGTCTTTGCATTGACAGGTGTTGTTGCAGCAACCTGGCCTCCGGTCATGCCATAGATAAGGTTATTTACGCAGATCACTGTCATGTCCACGTTACGGCGTGCGCCATGTATAAAATGGTTACCGCCTATGGCAAAAAGATCGCCATCCCCGCTGAAAACGATTACGTTAAGTTCAGGGTTCGCAAGCTTGAGTCCGGTGGCAAAAGGAATAGCCCTTCCATGAGTGGTATGGAATGAATCAAGGTTCAGATACCCTGCACCGCGGCCAGTACACCCGATCCCTGATACCATGCAGGTCTTTTCCAGATCAATACCGCTTGAGATCATTGCCTTGAGGCAAGCAGAAAAGACCGTGCCTATACCGCACCCCGGGCACCAGATATGAGGGATCCTGTCTGTCCTGATCAGATGATCAAGCGGGTGGACTATTTCCGGCTGGGATGACTGTATTTCTGCTGCCATTAATAGACCTCCTTTATCCTGTTAAGCACCTGCTCAGGGGTTATTACTGTACCCCCTGCATGGCCTACCAGATGACATTCAGCCATACCGGCAGAGCTTCGCATTACCTCAAGGTGTATCTGACCATAGTTAATCTCTACAGTAATAAATGCCCTTGTCTTTTTTGCAAGCTCTCTTACCTTTTCCTCAGCAAAAGGCCATATGGTGAGGAGCTTTAAAAAGCCGACTTTCATACCAAGCGCCCTGGCCTGATTCATGGCTGAGAGGCTTGTCCTGGCGGATATGCCGTATGACACAAGGATAATCTCCGCATCATCAAGCTGATATGACTCTGTCATGATAATATCATCCCTGTTGTCCCGTATCTTTTTTACAATACGTTCCATCATCTGGGCCTGGGCCTCAACGGTCATTACAGGGTAACCCCTTTCGTCATGAGTAAGGCCTGTAACATGTATCTTGTAACCATCGCCTGCTGATGGCATTGGCGCAACACCGCTTTCCCCGGGTTGAAAAGGCATGAAACCCTCTTTTTCGCCCTTTGGTCTTGGCCTTGAAGCTGTAATTATCTCTTTAGCCTCGGGTATTATTACCTTTTCACTCATGTGCCCAATTACCTCATCGGCCATCAAAAGCACAGGGGTGCGGTATTTTTCGCTCAGGTTAAATGCTGTAATGGTCTGGCTGAACATCTCCTGGGCAGATGATGGCGCAAGGGCTATTATTTCATAATGGCCATGTGAACCCCAACGTGCCTGCATCATATCCCCCTGGGCGCCCATTGTGGGAAGCCCGGTAGAGGGGCCTGCCCGCTGCACATTAACAACAACACATGGGGTCTCGGTGCTTACGGCCAGACCTATGTTTTCCATCATAAGGCTGAAACCGGGCCCTGAGGTGGAGGTCATGCTTTTAACACCTGCCCATGATGCCCCAATAATGGATGCCATTGCGGCAATTTCATCTTCCATCTGGATGAAGGTGCCTCCTACCTCAGGCAGGCATTTGGACATGTGTTCAGCGATCTCTGTTGCAGGGGTGATGGGATACCCGCCAAAAAATTTGCAGCCTGCTGCCAACGCCCCCTCGGCGCATGCCTCATCGCCTGTTATATAATG belongs to Desulfatiglans sp. and includes:
- a CDS encoding 2-oxoacid:acceptor oxidoreductase subunit alpha, which produces MRPAVITGEHYITGDEACAEGALAAGCKFFGGYPITPATEIAEHMSKCLPEVGGTFIQMEDEIAAMASIIGASWAGVKSMTSTSGPGFSLMMENIGLAVSTETPCVVVNVQRAGPSTGLPTMGAQGDMMQARWGSHGHYEIIALAPSSAQEMFSQTITAFNLSEKYRTPVLLMADEVIGHMSEKVIIPEAKEIITASRPRPKGEKEGFMPFQPGESGVAPMPSAGDGYKIHVTGLTHDERGYPVMTVEAQAQMMERIVKKIRDNRDDIIMTESYQLDDAEIILVSYGISARTSLSAMNQARALGMKVGFLKLLTIWPFAEEKVRELAKKTRAFITVEINYGQIHLEVMRSSAGMAECHLVGHAGGTVITPEQVLNRIKEVY
- a CDS encoding 2-oxoacid:ferredoxin oxidoreductase subunit beta; the encoded protein is MAAEIQSSQPEIVHPLDHLIRTDRIPHIWCPGCGIGTVFSACLKAMISSGIDLEKTCMVSGIGCTGRGAGYLNLDSFHTTHGRAIPFATGLKLANPELNVIVFSGDGDLFAIGGNHFIHGARRNVDMTVICVNNLIYGMTGGQVAATTPVNAKTTTTQLGNPDAPFNLPLLAWASGANYVARWTMLHIRKLTACIEKALTRSGFSFIEVLAPCPTNYGRKNKEKSLETLKLYRDRTIIKNNVDPSELDMDFEKEIILGEFVSRERPTCIENYDRTCRIP
- a CDS encoding pyruvate ferredoxin oxidoreductase encodes the protein MQKKIIITGFGGQGVILAGRIIGKAAAIFDKLESSLVQSYGPESRGGACSVQVTIADEQIHYPYINAPDILVCMSQAGYDKYRDIITEDTILIIDQALIKLNTPFDCYAIPATRLAEEMGLKMMANIIMVGFLVGITGVVSLESAKNTVSESVPRKTVDINLKAFERGYEYAQANKKS
- a CDS encoding ATP-grasp domain-containing protein — translated: MHDSTPKILIHEYITGGGWKEPELPESLASEGFLMLSALLDDFMKWGRLKVCTTLDNRLAGASIVADSITIIDQAEYEKTLSSLAKECDFAIIIAPESNGILADLNGLMKENNTVPLGCNIGAIRVTGDKWECHKMLSKAGIPVPETIVETGFKPVSTARLDNPCGINFPLIIKPVDGVGCEGVNLVKDAKTLRTLLEDDQLYPNRVLFQEYIKGEHLSASILSTGKEFIILSLNRQHISEGTPFRYSGGEIMPPPDKGDELHYIVKKIIEVIPGLKGYFGVDLIKSNAGYRVIEINPRLTTSYTGLRKVTNINLAEAIYESVINGRLPDSVKISGNYTFAKEMMI